In Exiguobacterium sibiricum 7-3, a genomic segment contains:
- a CDS encoding L-aspartate oxidase, which translates to MSLHIVEEVDVLIIGTGLAAASVALHLPSNLNVVLVSKGTRTETNSMRAQGGIASAYLEENHFSHQVDTEQAAKGRTDETMISFITATGRQVIQELEAFGVMFDREVTGAYALGQEGAHSRPRIFHSGGDRTGERIMTQLLQQLVHPVIEDTVITELLTNRQQVVGARGYRGQKPVVFSARAVILATGGIGGLFTASTNEPNLTGDGLALAAQVGARLSDLGYIQHHPTVLLHDGVSQGLITEALRGAGAFLMTADGRRVMADHPQGDLAARDEVATRITTVREREPVYLNTTFVEQIQTRFPTFVKKCETLNISPDVVEVTTGVHFLMGGIKTDRLGRTTVPGLYAVGETASTGLHGKNRLASNSLLECFVMGKELALRLQLPTRQPLPEVDITQEGEQRPLDSSWTEALSVKLDEIILKQTLETFKNQPDEQGSGRDAELRRLHLMTAKLLLEGAIQRLKGEQPHEQMVPTTTA; encoded by the coding sequence ATGTCTTTACATATTGTGGAGGAAGTTGATGTCTTAATCATCGGTACAGGATTAGCGGCCGCTTCGGTTGCGCTCCATCTCCCGAGTAATCTGAACGTCGTCCTTGTCTCAAAAGGGACAAGGACAGAAACGAATTCGATGCGGGCACAAGGCGGGATTGCGTCGGCATATCTGGAGGAGAACCATTTCAGTCATCAAGTTGACACGGAGCAGGCCGCGAAGGGGCGGACAGATGAAACGATGATTTCATTTATCACCGCGACCGGAAGGCAGGTCATTCAAGAACTCGAAGCGTTTGGTGTCATGTTTGATCGTGAAGTGACGGGAGCATATGCCTTGGGTCAAGAAGGGGCACACTCGAGACCACGTATTTTTCACAGTGGAGGAGACCGAACGGGCGAACGTATCATGACGCAACTGCTTCAGCAACTCGTTCATCCCGTCATCGAGGATACCGTCATTACAGAATTGTTGACGAACAGACAACAGGTCGTCGGCGCACGGGGATATCGGGGTCAAAAGCCGGTCGTCTTTTCAGCCCGGGCTGTCATCCTGGCGACAGGCGGAATCGGCGGATTGTTCACGGCCTCGACGAATGAACCAAACCTGACAGGTGACGGTCTGGCACTCGCTGCTCAAGTCGGAGCCCGTTTGTCGGATTTAGGTTACATCCAGCATCATCCGACAGTACTGTTGCACGACGGTGTCAGTCAGGGCTTGATCACAGAAGCATTACGGGGAGCGGGTGCTTTTTTGATGACAGCAGACGGTCGTCGTGTGATGGCGGATCATCCGCAAGGGGACTTGGCTGCCCGGGATGAAGTCGCAACGAGAATTACGACGGTACGTGAACGGGAACCCGTTTATCTTAATACGACTTTTGTCGAACAAATTCAAACACGCTTTCCGACGTTTGTTAAAAAATGTGAAACATTGAACATATCACCTGATGTCGTCGAAGTGACGACCGGTGTTCACTTTTTAATGGGCGGGATTAAAACGGATCGTCTCGGACGGACGACTGTTCCGGGACTGTATGCAGTTGGAGAGACGGCATCAACGGGATTGCATGGGAAAAATCGATTGGCCTCCAACTCACTCCTTGAATGTTTCGTGATGGGCAAAGAATTGGCATTACGGCTTCAGTTGCCAACACGTCAGCCGTTACCTGAAGTAGACATCACACAAGAGGGAGAGCAGCGGCCGCTCGATTCATCTTGGACAGAAGCGTTAAGCGTTAAGCTTGATGAAATCATACTGAAACAAACACTGGAAACCTTCAAAAATCAACCGGATGAACAAGGATCCGGACGGGACGCTGAACTGAGGCGCCTGCATCTGATGACGGCTAAGCTGTTACTTGAAGGAGCAATTCAACGACTAAAAGGAGAACAACCACATGAACAGATGGTACCTACGACGACAGCTTGA
- the obgE gene encoding GTPase ObgE — MFVDQVNIYVKAGDGGRGQVAFRREKYVPDGGPAGGDGGHGAHVVLEVDEGLRTLMDFRYKRHFKAVQGENGMSKGMHGRKAEHLVVKVPPGTVVYDDDTDAVIADLVHHGQQAIVAKGGRGGRGNSRFATPANPAPEHAENGEPGEEKYLKLELKMLADVGLVGFPSVGKSTMLSIVSAARPKIGAYHFTTITPNIGVVETEDSRSFVMADLPGLIEGASEGVGLGHQFLRHVERTKVIVHVIDMSGMEGRDPIEDYNIINKELADYNLRLTERPQVVVANKMDMPDAEANLEAFKEAFPGLEVFAISAATRQGLRDLLFRIADLVDATPEFGLEELEEKTATPRVVYGYEAPEAGFTVSKDEDDCFVIKGPRIEKLFTMTNFMREESIKRFARTLRQMGVDEELRKMGAIDGDVVRIRDFEFEFIESSF, encoded by the coding sequence ATGTTTGTCGATCAGGTAAATATTTATGTAAAAGCAGGAGATGGAGGACGCGGGCAAGTGGCGTTCCGTCGCGAGAAATACGTTCCAGACGGCGGTCCAGCCGGAGGAGATGGTGGGCATGGTGCTCACGTCGTTCTCGAAGTGGATGAAGGACTCCGGACGTTGATGGACTTCCGTTACAAACGTCACTTTAAAGCAGTTCAAGGTGAAAACGGAATGTCGAAAGGGATGCACGGACGTAAAGCCGAGCACCTCGTCGTCAAAGTCCCACCCGGCACTGTCGTCTATGATGATGATACGGATGCCGTCATCGCTGACCTTGTCCATCACGGACAACAGGCAATCGTTGCTAAAGGTGGACGCGGCGGACGTGGGAACTCACGTTTCGCAACACCGGCAAACCCAGCTCCGGAACACGCAGAGAATGGTGAACCGGGTGAAGAGAAGTATTTGAAACTTGAATTGAAAATGCTCGCAGATGTCGGACTCGTCGGTTTCCCGAGTGTCGGGAAATCAACGATGCTGTCGATCGTCTCAGCAGCTCGCCCGAAAATCGGGGCATACCACTTCACGACGATTACACCGAACATCGGTGTCGTTGAAACGGAAGACAGCCGCAGCTTCGTCATGGCCGATTTACCGGGTCTGATTGAAGGGGCAAGCGAAGGTGTTGGTCTTGGTCACCAGTTCCTCCGTCACGTCGAGCGGACGAAAGTCATCGTTCATGTCATCGATATGAGTGGCATGGAAGGACGCGATCCGATTGAAGATTACAATATCATCAATAAAGAGCTTGCGGACTATAACCTTCGTTTGACAGAGCGACCACAAGTCGTTGTCGCAAACAAAATGGATATGCCAGATGCGGAAGCGAATCTCGAAGCGTTCAAAGAAGCGTTCCCGGGTCTTGAAGTGTTTGCCATCTCGGCAGCTACACGTCAAGGATTACGTGACCTCTTATTCCGCATTGCTGATCTTGTTGATGCGACGCCAGAATTCGGTCTCGAAGAACTTGAAGAAAAAACAGCGACACCACGTGTCGTTTACGGATATGAAGCACCGGAAGCCGGATTTACGGTTTCGAAAGATGAAGATGATTGCTTCGTCATCAAAGGACCACGGATCGAGAAGCTATTCACGATGACGAACTTCATGCGTGAAGAGTCAATCAAACGTTTTGCCCGGACGTTGCGTCAAATGGGTGTCGACGAAGAGCTTCGTAAGATGGGTGCGATTGACGGTGACGTCGTTCGAATCCGCGACTTCGAATTCGAATTCATCGAGTCTTCGTTCTAA
- the nadC gene encoding carboxylating nicotinate-nucleotide diphosphorylase codes for MNRWYLRRQLEDFLVEDIGHQDVTSEVCLTGAEHGTGQFMAKESGIFCGEAVLVELARLLEVEHETIVRDGQPISRGQVVAKWSGRLQAILTGERVALNLIQRTSGIATLTHQAVSLVSGKVRIADTRKTTPGLRMLEKHAVRVGGGFNHRGRLDDAVMIKDNHITVAGSITAAVNRAKAQVGHTTPIEVEVETGEEVKEAVAAGVDIIMLDNRTPEEIKLFRSWIPQSITVELSGGITLDTLPAYCECGADYISLGALTHSAPALDISMKIAGGKKDES; via the coding sequence ATGAACAGATGGTACCTACGACGACAGCTTGAAGATTTTTTAGTGGAGGATATCGGTCATCAGGATGTGACGAGTGAAGTTTGTCTGACTGGCGCTGAACACGGAACCGGTCAATTCATGGCAAAAGAGTCCGGTATTTTTTGCGGCGAAGCTGTATTGGTCGAATTAGCGCGACTGCTCGAGGTCGAACACGAAACAATCGTCCGGGATGGACAACCAATTTCCCGCGGACAAGTGGTCGCAAAATGGTCCGGCCGCCTACAAGCGATTTTGACGGGAGAGCGCGTCGCTTTAAATCTCATTCAACGAACGTCAGGAATTGCGACATTGACGCACCAGGCCGTTAGTCTCGTCAGTGGGAAAGTCCGGATTGCTGATACCCGAAAAACAACACCGGGACTAAGGATGCTGGAAAAACATGCGGTTCGAGTCGGAGGCGGATTTAATCACCGCGGTCGACTCGATGATGCCGTCATGATTAAAGATAACCACATTACCGTCGCCGGTTCGATTACAGCGGCAGTCAATCGAGCGAAGGCGCAAGTCGGTCATACGACACCGATTGAGGTGGAAGTCGAGACCGGTGAAGAGGTAAAGGAAGCGGTCGCAGCCGGTGTCGACATCATCATGCTTGATAACCGGACACCGGAAGAAATCAAGCTGTTCCGGTCATGGATCCCTCAATCGATTACGGTTGAATTGTCGGGTGGCATCACGCTTGATACGTTACCGGCATATTGTGAATGCGGGGCAGATTATATCTCGCTTGGTGCATTGACCCATTCGGCACCAGCGTTAGACATCAGTATGAAAATTGCGGGAGGAAAAAAAGATGAGTCTTAA
- a CDS encoding transcription repressor NadR has protein sequence MGRRQSGEERRQELLEMIQQSDRPVTGTKLAKQAGVSRQVIVQDLSLLKAKGHPVVATARGYLLNHPELDGSRHIRKVVCRHGSDQLKAECDAVVDEGVIIRDVIVEHPVYGFLTGELMLKSRRDVRALIEQLEETQATPLSTLTDGVHIHTLEADNEEALHAAIDALDRLGILVSELDV, from the coding sequence ATGGGAAGAAGACAGTCCGGGGAAGAACGCCGGCAAGAGTTATTAGAGATGATTCAACAAAGCGATCGACCCGTCACAGGTACGAAGTTAGCGAAACAGGCAGGTGTCAGCCGCCAAGTCATCGTACAAGACTTATCGTTGCTAAAAGCAAAAGGACATCCTGTCGTCGCGACGGCCCGGGGATATTTGTTAAATCACCCCGAGCTTGACGGATCCCGCCATATCAGAAAAGTCGTCTGTCGGCATGGCAGTGATCAATTGAAGGCAGAGTGTGATGCAGTCGTCGACGAAGGTGTCATTATCCGTGATGTCATCGTCGAACATCCCGTCTATGGATTTTTGACTGGGGAATTGATGCTGAAAAGCCGCCGCGATGTTCGAGCCCTGATTGAACAACTGGAAGAAACACAGGCGACACCTTTATCTACTTTGACAGATGGTGTCCATATTCATACGCTGGAAGCCGATAATGAAGAGGCATTACATGCCGCAATCGATGCCCTCGACCGGTTAGGGATTCTTGTTTCAGAACTTGATGTCTAG
- a CDS encoding hemolysin family protein yields MDPLPAIQFIWFFVLLVISSFFSSSETALSSANRLRILHQSEEGSRRATQAHRLLQRYEETLTAILIGNTLSNLGVAMIGGWLAMTVSTDLLVQIGIVFLTFLFILLFGELIPKSYAREHAETYVFWISGPLHVCLILFKPAIFLFLKLRQVALMLIGADPKGPLVTEQELRALVDISEEEGVMDEAGAEIVHRAVDFKNVTVEEALTPRTNIQAIDIDAGFDEILREVQKGGFSRLPVYKDSIDHIIGVLSERDFLREFVKHGRVEIRELIRPVSFVVPQTHIIDLLPELKVKQSHMAVVLDEFGGTAGLITLEDILEELVGEIWDEHDESLEYTKQVSPNRYECLAEYDIEDFCHQFDLAMPETEAQSLGGWIMEDVGHIPEVGTQMVYGPVTLTVLHVENRRVQTVSAVFSQNERSEGSDDTTV; encoded by the coding sequence GTGGACCCACTTCCCGCGATTCAGTTCATCTGGTTTTTCGTCTTGCTTGTCATCTCGTCATTTTTCTCATCGTCCGAAACCGCCTTGTCGAGCGCGAACCGGTTACGGATTTTGCATCAGTCGGAAGAGGGAAGCCGTCGTGCGACCCAAGCACACCGTCTGTTGCAACGGTATGAGGAAACGCTGACAGCCATCTTAATCGGAAATACCCTGTCCAATTTAGGTGTAGCGATGATTGGGGGGTGGTTGGCGATGACGGTATCAACGGATTTATTGGTTCAAATCGGTATTGTCTTCCTGACGTTTCTGTTCATTCTGTTATTTGGGGAGCTTATTCCTAAATCCTATGCCCGGGAACATGCGGAAACCTATGTGTTTTGGATCAGTGGTCCGCTTCATGTCTGTCTGATACTCTTCAAGCCGGCGATCTTCTTGTTTCTGAAATTACGACAGGTTGCGTTGATGCTGATCGGGGCCGATCCGAAAGGACCGCTTGTCACCGAACAGGAATTACGGGCTCTTGTCGACATCAGTGAAGAAGAGGGTGTTATGGACGAGGCGGGAGCGGAAATCGTGCACCGGGCGGTTGACTTTAAGAATGTCACCGTCGAAGAGGCATTGACACCGCGAACGAACATTCAGGCAATTGACATCGATGCCGGTTTTGATGAAATTTTACGTGAAGTGCAAAAAGGCGGATTTTCGCGATTGCCGGTCTATAAAGATTCGATTGATCATATCATCGGTGTTTTATCAGAACGTGACTTTTTAAGGGAATTCGTCAAGCACGGACGTGTGGAGATTCGTGAATTGATTCGTCCGGTCTCATTTGTTGTTCCACAAACACATATCATCGATTTGTTGCCGGAATTAAAGGTTAAACAGTCGCATATGGCTGTTGTGCTGGATGAGTTTGGCGGGACAGCCGGTTTGATTACACTCGAGGATATTCTTGAGGAACTGGTCGGGGAGATTTGGGATGAACACGATGAATCGCTCGAATATACGAAACAAGTCAGTCCGAACCGGTATGAATGTTTGGCTGAGTACGACATTGAAGATTTTTGTCATCAATTTGACTTGGCAATGCCGGAAACGGAAGCCCAGTCACTCGGAGGATGGATCATGGAAGATGTCGGTCATATTCCGGAAGTGGGGACTCAGATGGTGTATGGACCGGTGACCTTAACCGTCCTGCATGTCGAAAACCGACGTGTTCAAACCGTCTCAGCTGTGTTCTCGCAAAATGAACGATCAGAAGGATCGGACGATACAACCGTCTGA
- the rplU gene encoding 50S ribosomal protein L21: protein MYAIIKTGGKQVKVEAGQEIYVEKLNADVDSTVEFGEVLILGGDDVKVGAPLVEGAKVVATVIKHARAKKITVFKMKAKKNYRRKQGHRQPYTKVRIEKIEA, encoded by the coding sequence ATGTACGCAATTATTAAAACTGGTGGTAAACAAGTTAAAGTCGAAGCTGGCCAAGAGATCTACGTTGAGAAATTAAACGCAGACGTCGACAGCACAGTAGAATTCGGCGAAGTCTTGATCCTTGGTGGTGACGATGTTAAAGTCGGCGCTCCACTCGTAGAAGGTGCGAAGGTCGTAGCAACGGTCATCAAACACGCTCGCGCGAAAAAGATCACAGTCTTCAAAATGAAAGCTAAAAAGAACTACCGTCGTAAGCAAGGTCACCGTCAACCTTACACGAAGGTCCGCATCGAGAAAATCGAAGCGTAA
- the rpmA gene encoding 50S ribosomal protein L27 yields the protein MLKLNLQFFASKKGVGSTKNGRDSQSKRLGAKRADGQTVSAGSILYRQRGTKIHPGMNVGRGGDDTLFATATGVVRFERLGRDKKQVSVYPA from the coding sequence ATGTTGAAACTTAATCTTCAGTTCTTCGCATCGAAAAAAGGGGTAGGTTCGACAAAGAACGGTCGTGACTCGCAATCGAAACGCCTTGGGGCGAAACGTGCAGACGGTCAAACTGTTTCTGCTGGTTCAATCCTCTACCGCCAACGCGGTACGAAGATTCACCCAGGTATGAACGTCGGACGTGGTGGCGATGATACACTTTTCGCAACTGCAACTGGTGTCGTTCGTTTCGAACGTCTCGGACGCGACAAAAAACAAGTCAGCGTTTACCCAGCATAA
- a CDS encoding ribosomal-processing cysteine protease Prp produces the protein MIRVKIRRDEAELIRSIEVTGHAEFAEPGLDLVCAGTSSVIFGAYNAIESLLGQVLLLEMAEQQEGGYFYVEPYADLAPDVSERTQLLLEAMLVQLGTIAESYGEFIQLEQI, from the coding sequence ATGATACGTGTCAAGATTCGACGAGATGAAGCGGAGTTGATCCGTTCCATCGAAGTGACAGGACATGCCGAGTTCGCTGAGCCTGGTTTGGATTTAGTCTGTGCCGGCACATCAAGTGTGATCTTCGGGGCATACAATGCCATCGAATCACTGCTCGGGCAGGTCCTGCTCCTTGAAATGGCAGAACAACAAGAAGGTGGCTACTTTTATGTAGAACCGTATGCTGACTTAGCACCGGATGTCAGTGAACGCACCCAATTGTTACTGGAAGCGATGTTGGTCCAGCTTGGAACCATCGCTGAAAGTTACGGTGAGTTTATCCAACTTGAACAAATATAG
- a CDS encoding cysteine desulfurase family protein, which translates to MIYLDHAATTAMHPDALEQYRYTAEQVYGNSSSLHDTGDAALRLLEQARNKLMEWLGVTEGTIVFTGSGSEANYIALSHLLRQTNKTTVLTLKSEHDSVLLPLKRWKTNWQAIDLQTTGEFDWNLFEKACTEEIGVVSIQQVNSETGFIFPVAAIAAFCRKKGILFHCDGIQGFLKDPVDLKDVEAYTISSHKVYGPKGLGAVYLRRPLFSPYYEAHHEFGIRPGTVDVPGIAAFLMACHRYLEENQHIQTSSKRFRGMLKKRLSAACYQIIESPQQLNSICAIHTKQRDGQFVLLALNRAGIAVSAGSACRAGENGPNSTLRTIGFDEAAAHGLIRLSFGRMTTAEEVERCIDVLCSLEESDELER; encoded by the coding sequence ATGATTTATTTAGATCATGCGGCAACAACAGCCATGCACCCCGACGCCCTTGAACAGTATCGATATACAGCAGAACAGGTCTACGGCAACAGTTCTTCGCTTCATGACACGGGAGATGCCGCTCTCCGATTGTTAGAGCAGGCACGGAATAAATTAATGGAATGGCTTGGTGTGACGGAAGGAACGATTGTGTTTACAGGCAGTGGATCCGAAGCCAATTACATTGCTTTAAGCCATCTCCTCCGTCAAACCAATAAGACAACTGTCTTGACACTAAAGTCAGAACACGATTCTGTCTTGTTGCCCTTGAAGCGATGGAAGACGAACTGGCAGGCCATCGATTTACAAACGACAGGTGAATTTGATTGGAACCTGTTCGAAAAAGCGTGCACAGAAGAAATAGGCGTCGTCTCGATCCAGCAAGTCAATTCAGAAACAGGATTTATCTTTCCGGTTGCCGCCATCGCTGCCTTTTGCCGAAAAAAAGGAATTCTGTTTCACTGCGACGGAATCCAAGGATTTTTGAAAGATCCGGTGGATTTGAAAGACGTCGAGGCATATACAATCAGCAGCCATAAAGTGTATGGACCGAAAGGACTCGGTGCCGTCTATTTGCGCCGTCCCCTGTTCAGTCCCTATTATGAGGCACACCATGAATTCGGGATTCGGCCGGGAACCGTTGATGTTCCCGGTATCGCGGCTTTCCTGATGGCATGTCATCGTTATCTTGAGGAAAATCAGCATATCCAGACATCGAGTAAAAGATTTCGTGGTATGCTAAAAAAAAGGCTCTCTGCTGCATGTTATCAAATCATCGAATCACCTCAGCAACTTAACTCGATTTGTGCCATTCATACGAAACAACGGGATGGTCAATTCGTCCTCCTCGCCCTGAATCGTGCCGGAATTGCCGTCTCGGCGGGAAGTGCTTGTCGTGCAGGTGAAAACGGACCCAACTCGACTTTACGTACGATTGGTTTTGATGAAGCAGCGGCTCACGGATTGATTCGACTCAGTTTTGGTCGGATGACGACAGCTGAGGAAGTAGAGCGATGTATCGATGTCCTTTGTTCGTTGGAGGAATCAGATGAACTAGAAAGGTAG